Below is a window of Leptospira sp. WS58.C1 DNA.
TAGCGGATCGATTGGCGAATACGAACGAACTTTTGATCTCTAAACTGAACGAAATTACTACAAAAGAAATCGAATATCAGATAGACGATAAGTGATCAGACGTAGGTTATCCGATCTTTGCCTGCCGCTTTCGCTTCGTACAATTTTGCGTCCGTAAAAGAATATAACCGATTACTTTCATCCGCATCTCCCGGATATTCTGCGACCCCGCCAGATACGGTGACCTCTATTCCAAAATCGTTTTTAGAGGAATTACGCAAGTAGGTTCGGAACCTTTCGATGGCTACTTTCGCGTTTTCTTTACCGGTTTCGGGAAGAATGACGGCGAATTCTTCTCCTCCGACCCTACAGCTGATGTCTTCCGTTCGGAAGGCATACATCAGAGTTCCGGCCACCAATTTTAAGATATCATCCCCGAAGGAATGTCCCTTGGTATCGTTGATCTTCTTAAAATTGTCCAAGTCGAATAGGAATAGGCAGAAATTTCTATTATATCTTTTACTTCTGGTGATCTCTTTGTTTAGGACCAGATTGAAATATCTTCTATTATAGATCCCTGTCCCTTCGTCTATGACCGCGTTAAGAATGATCTCCTCAAAGGAATAGATGTCCACGATCTTCGGGTTTTCTATCAGTCGATTCTTTAGGTAAATATAATCTAGAAGGGCGACTACGAAGTTCATACTTCTGCCTAATTGTTTGCTTAAACCTTCGGCATGGGAATAGATCTCTTTCCACAGCGACCTTGCCTCGGATTCAGGTAGATCCAAATTTGCGATAATTCTGAAGAAGTCGGAGTAGAAATAATCGTCTTTCTTTCCCATTTCTTCGAATTTATTGGCAAGACTAGGAAGAGGAGCTTCCTTATCGTTTACGATCTCTAAGATCGCGGTTTTTCTTTCGGAGTTGATCTGGCCGAGACCCTTGAACCGGTCCCGCATTTCTATAAGTTCGTTTCTGGCGAGATTTGCAGTCGTTTCGTGGGCGTTTAAGGTCTGCTCCGCCGCTAGTAGTTCTTCTTCTCCCAGCTTGGAAACTCTTTCATAGAGTTCCAGCAGTTCCTTGAGTTTTTGGATTTCTTCTTCTTTTTCTTTTAGTTCTTCTTGTAGATTTCGCATTTTGGTTCGGGGTTATACGGAGTCGGGTAGGAACTCCTAACTTTCCGGTTTGTTATACAATACTTGCAAAATAATTCTTTTCCCACCTAGGGGTAAACCAATTTAATGAATTACTTGGCGGTTTCATTTATGTCCAAAGGTCCCGATAGGAAAAAAGTTATTATTACGGGAGCTAGCTCCGGTATTGGCAGAGAGCTTGCACTTTTATACGGAAAAGCAGGCCATGATCTAGCGATCACTTCCAGAAGAAAAAAAGTTTTAGAGGATCTTGCAAAAGAGATCCGCTCCTTTCAAAAAGGAGGTAAAGTGATCTTGGCTTCTTTGGATGTTTCCGAATCGGGAGATAATTTTAAAGTACTTCCGAAACTCGCTAAGGAGTTAGGAGGAGTGGATCTATTTATTGCGAATGCCGGTATCTCTACCAACTCTTCGTTCGGTCAAAAAAGTTTCGAAGCTGACAAGAAGGTGATCGATACAAATTTGATCGGACTCATGGCTGGCATTTCCTCTTTGCAGCCGATCTTTAGAGAACAAAAAAAAGGACAGATCGTAGGAATTTCTTCCGTGGCTTCTTTTAGAGGCCTCCCAGGTTCGGCAAGTTATTCCACTTCTAAGGCCGCAGTTTCCACATATTTGGAAGCGCTTAGGGGAGAAGTCAGACAATTCGGTGTGAAGGTCACAGTCATTCATCCCGGTTTTATCGATACGCCGATCAATCAAAAGCTGAAATCCCGTCCTTTTCTTGTTTCCGCAGAAAAGGGCGCTAAAAAAATTTACGATAGGATAGAGTCAGGAGTTCGATCCGCCACTGTGCCTTGGTTTCCTTGGGCATTGATCGGAGTTCTGATGAAATCGATCCCAGAGTTTTTATGGGAAAAGATCGGGCCTAGATAAAGGTTTTTGGTTATGGTAGGAACTCCAGATTCTTCAAATATTTACAAGATCCTCTTCGTATGTTTGGGGAATATCTGTAGATCTCCCGCGGCGGAAGGTGCATTTATCGATCTTCTGGAGAAGAGGGGCCTTTCTTCCTTATTTGAAGTGGATTCCTGCGGAACTTCTCGCTACCATATCGGAGAATTGGCCGACCCCAGGACCAGGCAAACAGCCCGTAAGAAGGGAATAGAACTCACTCATAAGGCGAGACAATTTAAAAGATCCGATTTTGAATATTACGATTTTATTCTGGCGATGGACAGATCCAACCATAAAGATCTGGGAGCACTCGCTTCGAATGAAGAAGAAAGAAAAAAAATTCATTTGTTCCGAAAGTTTCAGAAGGGCCAAGGAAAGGAATCCGAGGTTCCTGATCCGTATTATGGAACTTTGAAGGACTTCGAGGAAGTTCACCAGATCGTTTTCGAGGCGTCGGAAGGATTTCTGGAATACGTCTTGAGTAAAAATGGAGTAAAGAATGCCTAAGGGTGAAAAAAAGAAAGTAGTAGTAATCGGAGTGGGTTTCGGGGGATTGCAGGCGATCAAAAAATTATCCAAAGAAGAAGATCTGGAAATCATCGCCATCGATAAAAAAAACCATCATTTGTTCCAACCGTTATTATACCAAGTAGCGACTGCGGTATTGAGCCCCGCCGACATTGCGATCCCGACCAGATCCCTTATCGGGGACAAAAAGAACGTAACGGTCTATTTGGGAGAAGTGGAGAAGGTGGACATCCAGGCTAAAAAAGTCCATTTTCAAGGGCATACAGAAGATTACGATTATTTAATATTGGCCGCGGGTGCTAAATCGGGCTATTTCGGGAACGATCATTGGAAAAAATACTCGATCGGATTAAAGTCCCTTAAAGACGCACTTTCTATTCGCACTAAAATTTTAACCTCTTTCGAGCAAGCGGAACTAGCGGGAGATCCGGAAGTAGCCAAAAAACATTTAAATTACGTAATTATCGGTGGAGGTCCTACAGG
It encodes the following:
- a CDS encoding GGDEF domain-containing protein, which codes for MRNLQEELKEKEEEIQKLKELLELYERVSKLGEEELLAAEQTLNAHETTANLARNELIEMRDRFKGLGQINSERKTAILEIVNDKEAPLPSLANKFEEMGKKDDYFYSDFFRIIANLDLPESEARSLWKEIYSHAEGLSKQLGRSMNFVVALLDYIYLKNRLIENPKIVDIYSFEEIILNAVIDEGTGIYNRRYFNLVLNKEITRSKRYNRNFCLFLFDLDNFKKINDTKGHSFGDDILKLVAGTLMYAFRTEDISCRVGGEEFAVILPETGKENAKVAIERFRTYLRNSSKNDFGIEVTVSGGVAEYPGDADESNRLYSFTDAKLYEAKAAGKDRITYV
- a CDS encoding SDR family NAD(P)-dependent oxidoreductase, giving the protein MSKGPDRKKVIITGASSGIGRELALLYGKAGHDLAITSRRKKVLEDLAKEIRSFQKGGKVILASLDVSESGDNFKVLPKLAKELGGVDLFIANAGISTNSSFGQKSFEADKKVIDTNLIGLMAGISSLQPIFREQKKGQIVGISSVASFRGLPGSASYSTSKAAVSTYLEALRGEVRQFGVKVTVIHPGFIDTPINQKLKSRPFLVSAEKGAKKIYDRIESGVRSATVPWFPWALIGVLMKSIPEFLWEKIGPR
- a CDS encoding low molecular weight protein-tyrosine-phosphatase — its product is MVGTPDSSNIYKILFVCLGNICRSPAAEGAFIDLLEKRGLSSLFEVDSCGTSRYHIGELADPRTRQTARKKGIELTHKARQFKRSDFEYYDFILAMDRSNHKDLGALASNEEERKKIHLFRKFQKGQGKESEVPDPYYGTLKDFEEVHQIVFEASEGFLEYVLSKNGVKNA